Genomic segment of Arachis stenosperma cultivar V10309 chromosome 4, arast.V10309.gnm1.PFL2, whole genome shotgun sequence:
ATATTGCTAATATTTGGAATTTATGTTGCATAGTCACATGATTTTGGAGAAAAGATGCTTTTATATCAAAGTAGATATTTCTGATAAAcaccaatgaaaaaaaaagagaaaatactCAGTTTAGTTCCTTAAATTACATTCGAGtcttaatttaatctttaaaattttaattgtctcaatttagtttctaaactttttaaattttaatgacaTTAGTCCCTGCAGTATTTTctcaaagaaaaaataaaaaacatttgaTGATAACGATGGTTGGAAATTGGAATTGAGACTTTCAGTGTTTTTcttggtttttttatttttattttttaactgtGCAATATTCCCCAAGTTTGTCCACTTTTAAGATGCAAATAATATCACTCTATGCAACTATGTTTGATCTTTCAACTCTAGATAATAATTCTTTAGAAATAAAAAGATCTCAACTTGTTGCTCACAGATAGAATAGAACATATTTCTAAGTTCATAATATAATTCATACTTGCTAAAATGTAGtactaaaaaatttatattattaacaaagcaaattttaaaattacaaacAACGAATAAAttctcaaaaaaattaaaacataaaagatGAACCAGATATTAGAgatatatattatttgattttttaagatttttttgtaattttttaatgaCTGAAATgttaaaaaatgtaaaaaaaaaaaaaagcaagagATCTAATTTTGTTCAATTTTTTTGCATAAATCTCTAAATAGTTATTTAAATATTCTCTCaactatttaaaattttaaatcaaatatataaattatttgttacttataaaaaaataatatttgtattttcaaattattttcggAGATTCTTTCGGgctaattaaaatatataatacgCAGAGAACATATTGTCAATACAATTCGTAGATATATTGTCTTACCtccataattttaaaaaataccataaaattaaataataaaatattacaCCAAAGTTTTATCAATATCTACAAAAATAAACGGTTTCTTTCATGGTATGTATTAATTAAATTCAATCACTAGATTCTCCTAATTGGCAGGACGAAAACAGACTAATTCACCTAACTTTATTTAAAGGTCTATCCTTAAACGAACAAATATAATGACCACTTGACCAATCCAAATAGATTAAGCTGAAAATTATTTGAGAAGTACAATTTGTTgatgctttttatttttctttttacttttccTAGTACATTATACTTTAACCACTATTGGGAGgccaaatatttaaaatttcttCATGCCCTTAATTTACACTATTCACAAATTTGTTGGACAATGTTTCGGGGGTTATACTTTACAGTTCAGGGTTTAAACTTGACAACTTTCAGGTATGATTAGTTTCTCAAATCTTTTActtcattattaaaaaaaaaaaaaaaacaaaacccTCTGACCGAAAGTGTTATTTTCCATCAAACCAAAATCTTACATAAGAATTAGTGAATTACATGACATAAATATATCTATCTAAGGATGCTTAATAAGCAGTAACCATAAGAATTTTAGGGCATGAAAATTACAGAACCAAAAAGGCACCAACCTATGTTTTTAGATTATAATGTGATGGTAAACAGAAACAGATTTTACTCAAAATTGGCATTTCATGCTTGGATGAAGGGGAGGTAACATGAACTTTCCCAAAATTTCACTCTTTCCACATATCTGCAAACTCATCGGGCTCCAGAGGATTAGACATCTCATGCATTTTCCTCCTTGTCTTTGCCTTGATCTTCTTTGCATATTTCCCAGACTTCTTCCGTTTCTCCAATGCTCGAACCTGCGAGAAACCAATATGGTAAGGCCATGAACACAACCAGTGTCAATAAAACTATTTTCGCTATAAAAAATATAGATGGAGAGCATGCTAGTACCTGATTTGGTGACACGTAGAATGGATTCGCATATAATGTTGGCCCTCCAAAACTGCCACCAAATATCTTAATTGGGTTCAAGCAGAACCGCGGGCCAACCTAAATAAGCAATTAGAACACAAGGGTTAATAAAGGAAGATTATAAATTGACAGAGCAATTCATAAATAACAATAAACAAATTTTCAGACCTCAACCAAATTCATTTGTTCGAGGCCTCCTCGGGGTAATTTGTCTGTCTCATTGTGAGGAACATCGATCTGCATGGAAAAGAAAAGTTTAGTTTGCGAAACATGGCTCAGGAAGCAAAGGGAAATCATGCTCACAAGCTACCATTTGTTTAATGCGTATATAGATGAAGAAAATGACGCCTCTATCTCATTTAACTTATTAAGACACCTCAATACATTATGGAACATGGAAAACTATAATCATTAGATCAATATCATGCCATCAAATTCATGGAAACTATATTCCTGTAATAATGCATTGGTAAGTGGTGACATGGTGTGCAAGGCATGTTCATCTTTATCGAGTATAGTTTCTTTTCTCTCCTGACTTAATCCAGTGGTCAATTGATAAACACTAAAGGAGTGGAAtatcttaaataattttaagGCAAACCTGGTAGTTCCGAAACCAGATATGGTCATCAGCTATTGAGAAAACAAACACGTGATCATGGAAAGGTTTAGCTTTTCTGTGGTCTTTTGGAGTTTCAAATAtctgaagaaaagaaagaaagagtaTGTCAGCAGTAATCAAACTTTTCTGTATGAAATAATAAAGAAGTGCATGTTCGAAGATTTGTGACAACTGCTCCATAAGATCACAAATACATCTTGAAGGTGCAAGTAAAACACTTTTTAAGAATAATCCTTGTGTTTATATGAAATAATTATTAGGAGATTTCTTAAAACTTTCTTCCAGCTGAAACTAGaaagacaataaaaaaaaatactacttACAGGAAAGAAACAAATCAAATACCTGTAATAACATCTCCTTTAAGAGTCTCCAATGtgcatctttttcaaaatttgttgaaaATGTCAAAATTGGGCGGGAACCTTTTAGGTGATTTCCAGTTAATTTCAATTCCTCCATTGTGTGCACTGGAAACCAGTTAACAAAAAACAGAGATAAGAAAAATGGCACcggaaaagtaaaagaacatagAAGAACACAAATAATCATAAAGCAAAGTGCATA
This window contains:
- the LOC130976105 gene encoding ribosome biogenesis protein BRX1 homolog 2-like, which produces MGKKRKHSETAAVAVPKKDEAAPERPARTLLGWKDKSEVNGDDSQVKDVELDDSPIFRNKEKVLVTCSRRINFRYRHLMLNVVSLLPHCKKDNKVESKESKGATLNELVELKNCSSCLFFECRKGKDLYLWMAKCPNGPSVKFLVSAVHTMEELKLTGNHLKGSRPILTFSTNFEKDAHWRLLKEMLLQIFETPKDHRKAKPFHDHVFVFSIADDHIWFRNYQIDVPHNETDKLPRGGLEQMNLVEVGPRFCLNPIKIFGGSFGGPTLYANPFYVSPNQVRALEKRKKSGKYAKKIKAKTRRKMHEMSNPLEPDEFADMWKE